One Catharus ustulatus isolate bCatUst1 chromosome 2, bCatUst1.pri.v2, whole genome shotgun sequence genomic window carries:
- the THAP12 gene encoding 52 kDa repressor of the inhibitor of the protein kinase gives MPNFCAAPNCTRKSTQSDLAFFRFPRDPARCQRWVENCRRADLEDKTPDQLNKHYRLCAKHFETSMICRSSPYRTVLRDNAVPTIFDLTSHLNNPHSRHRKRIKELSEDEIRTLKQQKIDEAFERKQATQELNENNEQNTVSEEGGQEQEEKAVPLTLEERENKDYLKSLFEILILMGKQNIPLDGHNVDGLPEGVFTSDNFQALLEYRINGGDEVLRKRFEMTAVNLEYCSKTQQKQMLEICENCVREETLREVRDSHFFSIVTDEVVDIAGEEHLPVLVRFVDESHNLREEFIGFLPYEADPEILAVKFHATITEKWGLNMEYCRGQAYIVSSGFASKMKVVATRLLEKYPQAVYTLCSSCALNVWLAKSVPVVGVSIALGTIEEVCCLFNQSPQLLVELDNTISALFQDNDEKGNELKKICRSQWTGRHDTFEVLVDLLQALVMCLDAVSSDLSVRWSNFIVGRAFVLSSALTDFDFIVTIVIMKNVLSFTRAFGKNLQGQTSDVFFAAGSLTAVLHSLNEVMENIEVYHEFWFEEATNLATKLDVQIRLPGKFRRAQQGNFDPDMTSENYYKEILSVPTIEHIIQELKDIFSEQHLKALKCLSLVPSVMGQLKFNTSEEHHADMFKNDLPNPDTLSAELHCWRIKWKHRGKDIELPATIYEALHLPDIKFFPNVYALLKVLCLLPLMKVENEKYGIGRKRLKAYLKNTLTGQRSSNLALLNINFDIKHDLDLMVDTYIKLYPDKAEFQDCIPSNNSEVTGDA, from the exons GTGTCAGAGATGGGTAGAGAACTGTCGAAGGGCAGATTTAGAAGATAAAACTCCAGATCAACTCAACAAGCATTACAGATTGTGTGCTAAACATTTTGAGACTTCTATGATATGCAGAAGT AGCCCATACAGAACAGTTTTACGGGATAATGCTGTGCCAACTATATTTGATCTTACAAGTCACCTGAACAATCCCCACAGCAGACATaggaaaaggataaaagaaCTG agtgaaGATGAAATAAGAACATTGAAGCAGCAAAAGA tTGATGAAGCTTTTGAACGGAAACAGGCAACTCAAGAATTGAATGAAAACAATGAGCAAAATACTGTCTCAGAAGAAGGAGGGcaagaacaagaggaaaaagcTGTCCCCTTAACactggaagaaagagaaaacaaagattaCCTTAAGtcattatttgaaattttgatCCTAATGGGTAAACAAAATATTCCATTGGATGGCCATAACGTTGATGGACTTCCAGAAGGTGTTTTTACTTCAGATAACTTTCAGGCTCTACTGGAATATAGAATAAATGGTGGCGATGAAGTTCTGAGGAAACGATTTGAGATGACTGCAGTCAACCTTGAGTATTGTTCAAAAACTCAGCAGAAACAAATGCTTGAGATCTGTGAAAACTGTGTTAGAGAGGAGACGCTGAGGGAAGTAAGAGACTCGCACTTCTTCTCTATTGTCACCGATGAGGTAGTAGACATAGCAGGAGAGGAACATTTGCCAGTGTTGGTGAGATTTGTTGATGAGTCTCACAATCTAAGAGAAGAATTCATAGGATTTTTACCATATGAGGCTGATCCTGAAATTTTAGCTGTTAAGTTCCACGCAACTATTACTGAAAAGTGGGGTCTAAACATGGAGTACTGTCGGGGTCAAGCCTACATCGTCTCCAGTGGATTTGCTTCTAAAATGAAAGTTGTGGCTACAAGACTCTTGGAAAAGTATCCACAAGCTGTGTACACGCTGTGTTCCTCCTGTGCCTTAAATGTTTGGCTGGCAAAATCTGTTCCTGTTGTTGGTGTTTCCATTGCATTAGGAACAATTGAAGAAGTGTGCTGTCTTTTTAATCAGTCTCCACAATTATTAGTAGAGCTGGACAACacaatttctgctctttttcaggACAATGATGAGAAGGGTAATGAGTTGAAGAAGATCTGTCGTTCTCAGTGGACAGGCAGGCATGATACTTTTGAGGTTTTAGTGGACCTCCTGCAAGCACTGGTAATGTGCTTGGATGCTGTGAGCAGTGACTTGTCTGTCAGGTGGAGCAACTTCATTGTTGGTCGAGCATTTGTACTTTCAAGCGCATTAACAGATTTTGATTTCATTGTCACTATTGTAATTATGAAAAACGTTCTGTCTTTTACAAGagcatttggaaaaaatctcCAGGGACAAACATCAGATGTGTTCTTTGCAGCTGGCAGCTTAACAGCAGTATTGCACTCTCTGAATGAAGTGATGGAGAATATTGAAGTTTACCATGAATTTTGGTTTGAGGAAGCCACAAATTTGGCTACAAAACTGGATGTACAAATTAGACTCCCAGGAAAATTTCGCAGGGCTCAACAGGGGAACTTTGACCCTGATATGACATCAGAAAATTACTACAAAGAAATCCTAAGTGTCCCAACAATAGAGCATATTATTCAAGAACTGAAAGATATTTTCTCAGAACAACATTTAAAAGCTCTTAAATGTTTATCCTTAGTGCCCTCAGTCATGGGACAACTCAAATTCAATACATCTGAGGAACATCATGCTGACATGTTCAAAAATGACTTGCCCAATCCAGACACACTTTCTGCTGAGCTTCACTGTTGGAGAATCAAGTGgaagcacagaggaaaagatATTGAACTTCCAGCTACTATTTATGAAGCACTTCACTTACCCGACATAAAGTTTTTCCCTAATGTTTATGCATTGCTTAAAGTCTTGTGCTTACTTCCATTGATGAAGGTGGAGAATGAAAAATATGGAATAGGACGAAAACGCTTAAAGGCATACCTGAAAAACACCTTGACAGGGCAAAGGTCAAGCAACCTTGCTCTGCTGAACATAAACTTTGACATAAAACATGACTTAGATTTGATGGTGGATACTTATATTAAACTCTATCCAGATAAAGCAGAATTTCAAGACTGTATTCCTTCAAACAATTCTGAAGTAACAGGTGATGCCTAA